The following is a genomic window from Burkholderia oklahomensis C6786.
CTGGCCCATGCCGTCGCGGATCACCTTGCCGCCGCCGAACTTCACTTCTTCGCCGTAGACCGTGTAGTCGCGCTCGACTTCGATCAGCAGCTCGGTGTCCGCCAGGCGAATGCGGTCGCCCGTCGTCGGCCCGTACATTTCCGCGTACGCGCGGCGGCTCAAACGTAATGTCATGTCGTCGAATCCTTCGGATGCCCGTGCGGGCGTATCAGCGAGTCGCGTCGGGGCGGGTGCTCAGAGCGGCCCCATCACCTTGCCCTGGAAGCCGTAGACGGCGCGCGCGCCCGCGAGCTCGACGAGCTCGACCGTGCGCGCCTGGCCCGGCTCGAAGCGCACCGCGGTGCCGGCCGCGATGTTCAGCCGAAAGCCGCGCGCGGCTGCGCGATCGAACGACAGCGCGTCGTTGACTTCGTGGAAGTGATAGTGCGAGCCGACCTGCACCGGGCGATCGCCCGTGTTCGCGACGACGAGCTCGATCGTCTTGCGGCCGACGTTCAGCTCATGCTCGCCGTCGTCGGTCAGGAATTCGCCGGGGATCATGCGCCCTCCCGGCAAAGCGTGCGAAGGGCGCGGCTTCCGTCGGCGGAATGCGGGAGGGAATGAACCAAGCGGTGAATCATGGCGCGCCTTCACGGAATCGGGTGGTGGACGGTGACGAGCTTCGTGCCGTCGGGAAACGTCGCTTCGACCTGGATGTCGGGAATCATGTCGGGCACGCCTTCCATCACGTCGTCGCGCGTCAGAAGCGTCGTGCCGTAGTGCATCACTTCGGCGACCGTCTTGCCGTCGCGCGCCGCTTCCATCAGCGCGGCCGTGATGAACGCGACCGTCTCCGGGTAGTTGAGCTTGAGCCCGCGGGCTCGGCGGCGTTCGGCGAGGAGCGCCGCCGTGAAGATCAACAACTTGTCTTTTTCTCGGGGAGTCAGTTTCATGAAAGAAACATTTTGGAAAACGTAATATTCGGGCGGCGCGCGTCGCGGCGGCCGCGAAGTTATCGTAGCACCGCGACCGTGCGCGTGCGGCGAAGCCTTCGGGAATGGGCGAGCAAGGCACGTGCCATGCGTTTTCCGCGCGCGTTCGTGCTGCGCGACGGTGCGGCGCGCACCGCGATGGCGCGTTTTTCCGAAAGGCGTGCGTCAGGAACGTGCGGCGTTCAGGTTTGCCAGAGGCGCAGCGGCATCGCATCGACGCCATGGACGATCGGGCGCAGCGCGAGCCATTGCGCGACGAACAGACGCTGCAGCGCCTCCATCGAATGGGCGAGCGCGCGGATGAGCATCACGCCGGGCGCGACGCAGGTGACGCCTGCACGCAGCGCATCGTCGAACGGCAGGGCGGGCGCGATCGATTCGGCGAGCGCGTCGGTGCATGCGGCGCCGAGCGCCCAGAGCGTGCCGTAGACGGGAAAGCCGCCGAGCCCTTGCGGCGCGGCGCGCAGCGGATCGACCGCATCGAGGCGCGCGCGCTCGACCCACAGCGGCCGCCCCG
Proteins encoded in this region:
- the ureA gene encoding urease subunit gamma — protein: MKLTPREKDKLLIFTAALLAERRRARGLKLNYPETVAFITAALMEAARDGKTVAEVMHYGTTLLTRDDVMEGVPDMIPDIQVEATFPDGTKLVTVHHPIP
- a CDS encoding urease subunit beta, whose product is MIPGEFLTDDGEHELNVGRKTIELVVANTGDRPVQVGSHYHFHEVNDALSFDRAAARGFRLNIAAGTAVRFEPGQARTVELVELAGARAVYGFQGKVMGPL